Within Coturnix japonica isolate 7356 chromosome 13, Coturnix japonica 2.1, whole genome shotgun sequence, the genomic segment TCAGTTGATTAATAAGGTCATCAGCCTGGATGAGGCCTTCTAGCCGCCCAACTACAGTCATCCTGCGATCCTTCAGCATGATCACAGCCAGGAATGGATACGTGTTCTCCCGCAGAGCCTGGGAAACTGGAAGACAGGCACAATCGTTATCCCTTCCAGAAGGATCAGCAAAGGGGCACAgcacaaatgttttcatcaCAACGGCCTGGGAGAGCAGATTCCAGAGCCACTAtctcttccaaagcagaaaaagccaCAGGTTTCCTTTTGTCAACTGAAAACTGATAAATGAGCAGAACAAGGAGGTGGCTTGGAACACAGACAGCAAGGGGAcgggaaaaacaaaaccaacaaacaccaaaacaaccaaCTTTCAAGCTCTAAAAAGTTTCTTGAATGTAAACAAGAAATATATTGCTCTGAATGGACACTCAAAATGGGACAAGAAGCTCTGGGTTTAGCTGCAGGAAGTAAAACACGGGGAAACACTTGCTGGTATTAAGGATGGCTGCGCTCTGGAAGACACTGCAATGGGGAAGATTGTTCATCAAAGGCATTTTAGAACAAAATTAGATAATCTCTGCCAGAGACAGACCGTCCTGAAACAGGGGATGGGCAGGTTAGGGGGGTTCTAAGTTCACACCCACTAACTCCCATTAACAAGCCACTGAGAGCAGCTTAAACACCTGTAGTTAAATACACGCAATTAGGACTGCCCAGAAACACATGGAACAGTTGAGGTTGAGAGTAGTAAGTATTCCTCTGCAATTAACTAGGCCCTATGAGATATCACACCAAACCAGCATGTAGTTTCCCATGCAGTCTTGTGACGTGCTCATCTTCTTGCACAGAAACCAGCAGAGCGTTTCAAACACATGAATCTGTCAAAGAGCATCTGGCCTGTCCCAGAGATCACAGGGTATAGGTAAAGCTGAGGAGGGACACACTCACCTCTGTATCCCTCTGGTTTATTGGTTGAGCAAGCCCAGAAGAGCATTCTAGTGTTTATGAGGGCAACCACCTCAGGTACGCACAGCGTATTGCTGGTGGATGAGAAGAGATGATGTGAGTAAATTTGCACTTAAGGTCCAAGGACAACAGTTTGGAAAACATTCCTACCTACCGGCAGAATTCATCCGTGTCTTGGTGGTCATCTCCATGAAGGTAAACCAACAGGAAGCGCAGCTCCCGCTTGGCATCGTTCAGTGCCTTGGCATAAAAACAGAGAACGTAAAGTTACAGGGTCCCTAAGGGAAAACAGCACCCACAAGACTTGTGTGAAACAACCTGGCAGCGTTCACCTGGGCCATTTCTCTGCCAATAACCGGTTTTAATGAGGCATCAAACGGAGGATGAACATACCAgaccttccaactcaaccctCATTTAAGAGGACAACAACTATGCTCTTCCACATTCCTTTTGGGATGTGGCTTTGGAGAATGTTGAACTCAGAGCTGGGTACACAGCTATGCAAGCTGACACCCCTGCACCTCCCCACCAGGCTGAGCTGGCAGCAAACAACCCTCCTTCATGCCTCAGACTCACAGCAGGTAAGAATGAACCTTCCACTAGAGCCTGTACAGGATGCAGCCATCACACCAcatcaaatgaaaatgttacatttaagaaaaacaaagaggcCAACTCAATAACGCTGCGGGCTCCAACGAAACAAACTCAGCAACAAAACTTTCTGCATATAAAATCTGCGGATTCCACCCACCCAGGAGCACTTCTTAACAAGGCCACATAATAAGTGTACAACAAACTCCTTGTTTCGCTGGTATTTAGTTTTGGTAGCCTAACCATTCCATGGTTATTTAAGTTTGGATTCCAGGCAAGACAGAGGGGCCTAGAAGAGCTGTGGAGGCAGAAAGCTCCATCATTGTGCAGCATGGAACAGACAGACACCACTTTCTTCTTTGGCACTTGGGAAGCAATGCGGATCCAACTGCCTGCTGGAATGCTCAGCAGGAGGCCCCTTCTCTTGGCCAGgctgagagaagctgcagaagagGCAGCACCCATGGGGACATCCTTCCTTACCAGTGAGCACTACCAGCCCAGATCTAACATTTGGAACTCTCACCTCATGTTATTTCTTGAGCAGCTCCCTCTGTCAACATTGAGGCCTTGCACCAAATTCTGGAGTTACATTATGATACAAGCCCAGGCAGCCAATCCCAATTTGGTGAACAGAAGGACAGATTCTGGCACACCACATCagtttacaaaaacaaagacaggaTTACAAAGAATAGCTGTTGGCTACAGAGCCATACAGACGGTCGAGGAACAGtcagagcagctttgctttccaaCTTTGCAGGCTTGGCATGTTAACAAGCCTGGCAGACACTGGTTTTCTAATACACTTGTTCACTAACTCTCCCAGTGCCCTGCTGAAGAGTTTGGAGACAAAACACTGGACTTCAAGAAGTGGTTTTGCCATGTAGGCTCCGATACCATGTGGTAAAATCCCCACTCTTCATCTCCCCCACATCTACACACTGACATGTAACACTGACCTGGCTGTAAGTTCCCTGGTAGAAGACAGGGTGTATCCTCCCATATTTTTCCTCAAACatatgaataaatgaaataatgtcaCCCACTGGGTCAGTAACCCGACTACGAGGATCAGGACGTATAAAACGCAGAGCAAACCtaggaaggaagcaaagcacaCTGGAAATTCAGCTCAATGactttctgaaaaacaggttttcttttccacaaaCAATCACTGGCATTCATAAGAAGGAAAAACCACAGTTGAGTCCCTTGAATGTTTATAATTCAAATTGCACTACCTGCTCCAAAAGAACACAATTGCAACAGAAAGGCCCCCAGATTAGCACAGGTTCAACTGGAGCCTGGCCCAGCAGGACAGACTTTGACACCACCTTTTGTCTCCCTTTTGCACTCAAACTGAAAACCCACGTGGAGTTGAAATTCCACTTCAATATTTCACTTTCTGAGCcacaaagcattattttctttttcctgcagcacattttctctcttgccAGTGTAGGTGCTTAACAACACTGCATATTAAGTCAgctgagcaaacaaacaaacggAAATGCTCATCTGTCATTAGAGTTAAAAAGATCCAAGTGATAGAGGTAGGGCCAGATCTAAGTGTGCCTTGATGCAATCGATACATGagtcagcagaaaaaaatgcttaccTAAATATATCAAGTAATGTGTAATAGGTAAAACGGAATGGAAGCATTATGAAGTAGTAACCCCATCCTAAAAGGCCCTGcaattacaaaagaaagaattagaACATCGTCACCAATCCAGCACCGAACCAGTAGAAATAGAGAAGTATACACCAGCATCAAGCACACAGAGAGAACAGAGGCTCAAATcatcacacacatacacacaaaaccAACCTCAGCAACACTTTATGGCTTTGGAGAGGTTAAAATTTAAGTGATTAATATGTTTTACCAAGAATTCAAAGtaatgcttctgaaaactgGCGTGACTGCTTCACTAAGCAATGGCTTCACACTCAGTAGTTTTCTTAACTGTACAGAGTGATTAAGAGCCCACAAAGGGCCCATGAAATATGTTCATGACACATGAATACAAATAACTGGAACTTGAGAATTTGAGCTTTTTATGGGGTCTGAAAAGAGAGATAATCACTGCCATCACGAGCGGATAATTCTTCATCCCAACAGAACCTACCAACAGGGAAGACATCCTATGACATGAGAAAGGCTGTCTCATTGTGAATTACACAACAGAGAAAATGGCTACAGAAATAACAGAGGCTGAAGGAATTGctctatgttttgtttttagaagacAAAATACTCAGAAAGGAGGTAACAgcttgtaaagaaaacaattcctttCCCTATTTGTATGTCCTGTTGttcacagagcaaacaaagagACAAGACAAAATCCACTCTAAGATAACTTACCCTTGGCTGTGGCCTTGAAACAACATAGCTGTAGATCCTGTGGTCTGCTGTATTGACCTGCAGCGGTCGAGATGGGGGTGGGTTAAAGACACTTGGGACACCTTCTTGCTCATTTAACCGGTCCTGTACAGCTGCCTTTAAGacaagaaagagcaaagaaacatttcaggCAATTAAGGGTACAGAATGTGTGAATATTTTGGATGCATTTACCCACAGACCCAGAGCATTCCAACTCAGTACAAACTGGAAACAGCAGCACCCATTTCTTTGTGGAAAACCTTCTACATGACAGCCTACATCTGCACACTATGGggaagaacaaagcagcagaCAAGAGACCGCAGCTCTAAGAACTCTCCAGCAGCATCACAATACTTTTATAGCAAGTTACTAATGTACATGCAGGGGCTAACAGGTTAAGTGTTACCATGAGGAAGCCCTCTCCCATCCCAAAGCTCATGTGAAGCTGTACCTCTATATTCCAGTTGTGCTGCTCCAGCGTGTGACGACATTGGTCCATGGACTCTATGCCAGTCAAGTCCTAAAGAAGGAGAGTAAAAGCAACTGAGTGCCAGGGAAGCCTGTTGtacagcacagcttttctgcagGATGCAGATGGTGATGTCTGTGAACACAAGGCAGTAACTTGATATACATCCTCATGTGCAATCTCTATTACATCTTGTGCTCCTATTAGCTGTTCACATTCCCTTTTACTTCCACTTGtcattttcctgatttcttgctTCACTTTAAAGCCTCCGAAGCCATCTCGACAAGCTGACTATATAAGAATGCACTGAATCAGGATTTGCTGGAGGACTGTGTATATATTCCCACTGTTTCTCCTATTCAAGTATTTAACACCAAGTGACACTATGGACAAATGACCTATTCAGTGTCGGAGCTCAGTTCTAACTTTAAGCATTTCCTGGCCACTTTCACAATATCTGAACAGATCTCTACCTTCTACTGGGCAGAAACCATTCTGTTggacagagctgggctgttTGACTCACTGAGCTTCCCAGAGACTTCCATGAGGTGAACTTCAGTCCTTCCTGGCCATCACTATAGCACTACTGCCGTGCTGATGGTGTGTCTGATCTCACAAGCTCCTAAAATGGCACAACTCCACAGGAGTGCAGCTCCACATCTTGATATGTATGTTCTCAACatgaaacagaagcaacaaaGCCACCCAAATCCCACTCTTCTGATCAGCAAAGCCGCATCACGAAacactgcagggcaggagcgAGAAATCCCCTGTGTAAGGGCAACTAAGAGCTCAGCACCTTTTGGAATGTTGCTTTGATATGCTCTGTGAGACAGAAGGATGTTCTGGAAGATGTGGGCTGTTCAGAACAACCTGCA encodes:
- the FAF2 gene encoding FAS-associated factor 2 is translated as MAAPEERELTAEQTEKLLQFQDLTGIESMDQCRHTLEQHNWNIEAAVQDRLNEQEGVPSVFNPPPSRPLQVNTADHRIYSYVVSRPQPRGLLGWGYYFIMLPFRFTYYTLLDIFRFALRFIRPDPRSRVTDPVGDIISFIHMFEEKYGRIHPVFYQGTYSQALNDAKRELRFLLVYLHGDDHQDTDEFCRNTLCVPEVVALINTRMLFWACSTNKPEGYRVSQALRENTYPFLAVIMLKDRRMTVVGRLEGLIQADDLINQLMFIMDANQTYLVSERLEREERNQTQVLRQQQDEAYLASLRADQEKERKKKEEWERKKRKEEEVQQQKLAEERRRQTLQEEKERKSECLPPEPHPDDPESVKIIFKLPNDSRVERRFHFTQSLTVIHDFLFSLKESPEKFQIEANFPRRVLPCLPTEEWPNPPTLQEAGLSHTEVLFVQDLTDD